Proteins encoded by one window of Actinocorallia herbida:
- a CDS encoding serine/threonine-protein kinase, translating to MGDALRPDDPRELGRFTLLERLGEGGQGIVYLGRSADSPEPVAVKVLKATDAEARGRLEREMNAALQVRLRYCIARVIGFDFDGTRPYIVTEYVDGPSLFDRVADVGPLRGGDLERLLIFTAQALVTIHGSGIVHRDLKPANVLLGRDGPRVVDFGIARHVDHHTRPQLMGTPSYLAPELLREEQASRASDVWAWACTMVFAATGHPPFGPFDDDGSNVAAILGRVMHAEPRLGDGLEEFAPLLLACLDKDPLRRPTARQLRDRLESALEADVPHGDSSGPLPFAPPMTPPGAFHPGVVPPPSITVDGTPLLRPSAATFPPTPIGIATPQPFPPHPASRTGEGSGSRWVGRTVAGVLGAGLLAAGGYFAYNALSAPEGTGAGGDPGGAVVPAALAGNWEGGLTVKGSVGETYYRVKITLFQGQDSGQSELENGALCSGTVTVRDAAAERVDLALSHAAGTCPAGTLAMTVTADGTAQLAYTGEDGAGGDGSVRRGS from the coding sequence ATGGGCGACGCACTCAGGCCCGACGATCCACGCGAACTCGGGCGATTCACTCTGCTCGAACGGCTGGGCGAGGGCGGGCAGGGCATCGTCTATCTCGGGCGCTCGGCGGACTCGCCGGAGCCCGTGGCCGTCAAGGTGCTCAAGGCCACCGACGCCGAGGCCCGCGGCAGGCTGGAACGCGAGATGAACGCCGCGCTCCAGGTCAGGCTGCGCTACTGCATCGCCCGGGTCATCGGCTTCGACTTCGACGGGACGCGCCCCTACATCGTCACCGAGTACGTGGACGGCCCTTCGCTGTTCGACCGGGTCGCCGACGTGGGCCCGCTGCGGGGCGGCGACCTGGAACGGCTGCTGATCTTCACCGCGCAGGCGCTGGTGACCATCCACGGCTCGGGCATCGTGCACCGCGACCTCAAGCCCGCCAACGTGCTGCTCGGCCGTGACGGGCCGCGCGTGGTCGACTTCGGCATCGCCCGCCACGTCGACCACCACACCCGCCCGCAGCTCATGGGCACCCCTTCCTACCTCGCCCCCGAGCTGCTGCGCGAGGAGCAGGCCTCGCGCGCGTCCGACGTCTGGGCGTGGGCCTGCACGATGGTCTTCGCGGCGACCGGCCATCCGCCGTTCGGCCCGTTCGACGACGACGGCTCCAACGTCGCGGCGATCCTCGGCCGGGTCATGCACGCCGAGCCGCGCCTCGGCGACGGCCTCGAGGAGTTCGCGCCGCTGCTGCTGGCCTGCCTGGACAAGGATCCGCTGCGCCGCCCGACCGCCCGCCAGCTCCGTGACAGGCTGGAGTCCGCCTTGGAGGCCGACGTCCCGCACGGAGACTCCTCCGGGCCGCTGCCCTTCGCGCCCCCGATGACGCCGCCCGGCGCCTTCCACCCGGGCGTGGTGCCGCCGCCCTCGATCACCGTCGACGGGACGCCCCTGCTCCGCCCGTCCGCCGCGACGTTCCCGCCCACCCCGATCGGGATCGCGACGCCGCAGCCGTTCCCCCCGCACCCCGCCTCCCGCACCGGCGAGGGCTCGGGCTCTCGCTGGGTCGGCAGGACCGTGGCGGGGGTGCTGGGCGCCGGGCTCCTGGCCGCCGGGGGCTACTTCGCCTACAACGCCCTCAGCGCCCCGGAGGGCACGGGGGCGGGCGGCGACCCCGGCGGCGCGGTGGTGCCCGCCGCGCTCGCGGGCAACTGGGAGGGCGGCCTGACGGTCAAGGGGTCCGTGGGGGAGACGTACTACCGGGTCAAGATCACCCTTTTCCAGGGCCAGGACTCGGGCCAGTCGGAGCTGGAGAACGGCGCCCTGTGCTCGGGCACGGTCACCGTGCGGGACGCCGCGGCCGAGCGCGTCGACCTGGCGCTGAGTCACGCCGCGGGGACCTGCCCGGCCGGTACCCTGGCGATGACGGTGACCGCCGACGGCACCGCGCAGCTCGCCTACACCGGCGAGGACGGCGCGGGCGGCGACGGCTCGGTGCGGCGCGGTTCCTGA
- a CDS encoding PaaI family thioesterase yields MPNEFELWKTLSGAEVLRALADGRIGRGLGGVSEYVGDRVLEADPGRVVLGWTPEEKLCNPGGTAHGGFIALVLDNAVGLAAASLGERFVPQLTLNLNVDYLRTVEKGVPYRVIGTVTHHGRRRTVCAARLVDPDGALAASATASTTPNKAFERGLEGAAGA; encoded by the coding sequence GTGCCCAACGAATTCGAACTGTGGAAGACCCTGTCGGGCGCCGAGGTGCTGCGCGCCTTGGCCGACGGGCGGATCGGCCGGGGCCTCGGCGGAGTCTCGGAGTACGTCGGCGACCGTGTCCTGGAGGCGGACCCCGGCCGGGTGGTGCTCGGCTGGACGCCCGAGGAGAAGCTGTGCAACCCGGGCGGCACCGCCCACGGCGGCTTCATCGCCCTCGTCCTCGACAACGCGGTGGGCCTGGCCGCCGCCAGCCTCGGCGAGCGCTTCGTCCCCCAGCTCACCCTGAACCTCAACGTCGACTACCTGCGGACCGTCGAGAAGGGCGTGCCCTACCGGGTCATCGGAACCGTCACCCACCACGGCCGCCGCAGGACGGTCTGCGCGGCCCGGCTCGTCGACCCCGACGGCGCCCTCGCGGCCTCCGCGACGGCCAGCACCACCCCCAACAAGGCGTTCGAGCGCGGTCTGGAGGGTGCCGCCGGCGCGTAG
- the sppA gene encoding signal peptide peptidase SppA, giving the protein MAFKGLDTLTALGPVKELRDRRTGPLILELDLSEGLVEGSPPDPVSALMSIRRTHLRDVLDGLRKARTDPRVKALVARINGPVGVALAQELRDAVAGLRAAGKLTVAWTETFGESGEGTPAYYLASAFERVCLQPSGDVGITGFALSEPFVKDALDKAGIAFRFGRRAEYKTAPNMFLENSYTSEHAEASERLVASVGEQFTGGVAASRGLAESEVRALVDRAPLLASEALEAGLVDELCYRDEVYARVREAAGPDARLLYVARYARAGLADRVPRKPVDGIALIQAQGMIRLGRSGRGPVPGQGSAVGSDTLAAALRAAVRDPKTKAIVLRVNSPGGSYVASDVIWREVILARRAGKPVLVSMGNVAASGGYFIAMAADTIVAQPGTFTGSIGVYTGKPVVTGLLDRLGVGFGAAAFGDHAGMHSAVRDFSEGEWARINTSLDRIYADFTAKAAQGRGMELEKIEDLARGRVWTGADAAERGLVDELGGLDHTLDLARRKAKLPADAPVRSFPHVSPLDRFRPPESSDDRTAASTRFEAWGSLAGAAARLGFPTAGPLVMPGYGDLRW; this is encoded by the coding sequence ATGGCGTTCAAAGGACTCGACACGCTCACGGCACTCGGCCCGGTCAAGGAACTGCGCGACCGGCGCACCGGTCCGCTGATCCTCGAACTCGATCTGTCCGAGGGCCTGGTCGAGGGATCGCCGCCCGATCCCGTCAGCGCGCTGATGTCGATCCGGCGGACCCACCTGCGCGACGTCCTCGACGGCCTGCGCAAGGCGCGCACCGACCCGCGCGTCAAGGCGCTCGTCGCCCGGATCAACGGGCCCGTCGGGGTCGCGCTGGCCCAGGAGTTGCGCGACGCCGTCGCGGGGCTGCGCGCCGCCGGCAAGCTCACCGTCGCCTGGACCGAGACCTTCGGCGAGTCCGGCGAAGGCACCCCCGCGTATTACCTCGCCTCGGCGTTCGAGCGGGTATGCCTCCAGCCGTCCGGCGACGTCGGCATCACCGGGTTCGCGCTGTCCGAGCCGTTCGTCAAGGACGCCCTGGACAAGGCGGGCATCGCCTTCCGGTTCGGGCGCCGCGCGGAGTACAAGACCGCGCCGAACATGTTCCTGGAGAACAGCTACACGAGCGAGCACGCCGAGGCGTCGGAGCGGCTCGTCGCCTCGGTCGGCGAGCAGTTCACCGGCGGCGTCGCCGCCTCGCGCGGGCTGGCGGAGTCCGAGGTCCGCGCCCTGGTGGACCGGGCGCCCCTGCTGGCGTCCGAGGCGCTGGAGGCCGGCCTCGTCGACGAGCTGTGCTACCGCGACGAGGTCTACGCCCGTGTCCGCGAGGCCGCAGGGCCCGACGCCCGGCTGCTGTACGTCGCCCGCTACGCCCGCGCCGGCCTGGCCGACCGGGTGCCGCGCAAGCCGGTCGACGGGATCGCGCTGATCCAGGCCCAGGGCATGATCCGGCTCGGCCGCTCCGGCCGCGGCCCCGTGCCGGGCCAGGGGAGCGCGGTGGGGTCCGACACCCTCGCCGCCGCACTGCGCGCCGCGGTGCGCGACCCGAAGACCAAGGCGATCGTGCTGCGGGTCAACAGCCCCGGCGGTTCCTACGTGGCCTCGGACGTGATCTGGCGCGAGGTGATCCTCGCCCGCCGCGCGGGCAAGCCCGTCCTGGTCTCCATGGGCAACGTCGCGGCCTCCGGCGGCTACTTCATCGCGATGGCCGCCGACACCATCGTGGCCCAGCCCGGCACGTTCACCGGCTCGATCGGCGTCTACACCGGCAAGCCCGTCGTCACCGGCCTGCTCGATCGGCTCGGCGTCGGGTTCGGCGCCGCGGCGTTCGGCGACCACGCCGGGATGCACAGCGCGGTCCGGGACTTCTCCGAGGGGGAGTGGGCGCGGATCAACACCTCGCTCGACCGCATCTACGCCGACTTCACGGCGAAGGCGGCCCAAGGCCGCGGCATGGAGCTCGAGAAGATCGAGGACCTGGCCCGCGGCCGCGTCTGGACCGGCGCCGACGCGGCGGAACGCGGCCTGGTCGACGAGCTCGGCGGCCTCGACCACACCCTCGACCTGGCCCGGCGCAAGGCGAAGCTGCCCGCTGACGCCCCGGTCCGGTCGTTCCCGCACGTCTCCCCGCTCGACAGGTTCCGCCCGCCGGAGTCCAGCGACGACAGGACCGCCGCGTCCACCCGGTTCGAGGCGTGGGGCTCCCTCGCGGGCGCCGCCGCCAGGCTCGGCTTCCCGACCGCGGGCCCCCTGGTCATGCCGGGGTACGGAGACCTGCGCTGGTGA
- a CDS encoding flavin reductase family protein, translated as MIAPQDFTSALASFATGVTVVTVSEGRDDIGATVSSFASVSLDPPMLLIGVSAESYLCEVLHRRPGWAVTVLSTAQRALAGRFAAEGRPSARLLLGGQPHHRGRRSEALIIEEGVAALECETRLRIPAGDHVLFVAEVTNVDYITREDPLIRVNRRYR; from the coding sequence GTGATCGCGCCCCAGGACTTCACCTCGGCACTGGCCTCCTTCGCCACCGGCGTCACCGTGGTCACCGTCAGCGAGGGCCGCGACGACATCGGCGCGACGGTCAGCTCGTTCGCCTCGGTCTCGCTCGACCCGCCGATGCTGCTGATCGGCGTGTCCGCGGAGTCCTACCTGTGCGAGGTCCTGCACCGCAGGCCCGGATGGGCCGTGACCGTGCTGAGCACCGCCCAGCGGGCCCTCGCGGGCAGGTTCGCCGCCGAGGGCAGACCCTCGGCGCGGCTGCTGCTCGGCGGCCAGCCCCACCACCGCGGCCGCCGCTCCGAGGCCCTGATCATCGAAGAGGGCGTCGCCGCCCTCGAATGCGAGACCCGCCTCCGCATCCCGGCGGGCGATCACGTCCTCTTCGTCGCCGAAGTCACCAATGTTGACTACATCACCCGTGAAGATCCGCTCATCCGCGTCAACCGCCGCTACCGGTAG
- the hutI gene encoding imidazolonepropionase has product MSTVITGIGELLTNAGRQGEPEILTDAAVVIDGGRIAWVGDARRAPDADERFDAGGRAALPGFVDSHAHLVFAGERGAEFAARMAGTSYGAGGIRTTVEATREAEDDVLRANVARLVAEMARQGTTTVECKSGYGLTVRDEVRSLRIAGEMADEVTFLGAHVVPEGMDTDSYVSLVCGEMLEACAPYADWIDVFCERGAFDGDQTREILRAGVAAGLQPRLHAGQLGPGPGVQIAVEFDAGSADHCTFLTPGDVDALAASRTVATLLPAVEFSTRQPYPDARGLLDAGVAIALATDCNPGSCYSSSMPFCVALAVREMGLTPLEAVQAATLGGARALRRDDIGRLVPGARADLQILDAPSHLHLAYRPGVPLTVAVWSAGLRMR; this is encoded by the coding sequence GTGAGCACGGTCATCACCGGCATCGGGGAACTCCTGACCAACGCGGGGCGGCAGGGGGAGCCGGAGATCCTGACGGACGCGGCGGTCGTCATCGACGGCGGCCGGATCGCCTGGGTCGGCGACGCGCGCCGGGCCCCCGACGCCGACGAGCGCTTCGACGCCGGGGGCAGGGCCGCGCTGCCCGGGTTCGTCGACTCCCACGCGCACCTGGTGTTCGCCGGGGAACGCGGGGCGGAGTTCGCGGCGCGGATGGCCGGCACCTCCTACGGCGCGGGGGGCATCCGCACGACCGTCGAGGCGACCCGGGAGGCCGAGGACGACGTGCTGCGGGCGAACGTGGCCCGGCTCGTCGCGGAGATGGCCAGGCAGGGCACGACGACCGTCGAGTGCAAGTCGGGGTACGGGCTGACGGTCCGGGACGAGGTGCGGTCGCTGCGGATCGCCGGGGAGATGGCCGACGAGGTGACCTTCCTCGGCGCGCACGTCGTGCCCGAGGGCATGGACACCGACTCCTATGTCTCCCTGGTCTGCGGCGAGATGCTGGAGGCCTGCGCGCCTTACGCGGACTGGATCGACGTGTTCTGCGAGCGCGGCGCGTTCGACGGGGACCAGACCCGGGAGATCCTGCGCGCGGGCGTCGCGGCGGGCCTCCAGCCCCGGCTGCACGCGGGCCAGCTCGGCCCGGGTCCGGGCGTGCAGATAGCCGTCGAGTTCGACGCGGGCTCGGCCGACCACTGCACGTTCCTCACCCCCGGCGACGTCGACGCGCTCGCCGCGTCCCGGACCGTCGCGACCCTGCTCCCGGCGGTGGAGTTCTCCACCCGCCAGCCCTACCCGGACGCGCGGGGCCTGCTGGACGCGGGCGTCGCGATCGCCCTGGCCACGGACTGCAACCCGGGCTCCTGCTACAGCTCCTCGATGCCGTTCTGCGTCGCCCTCGCCGTCCGTGAGATGGGCCTGACCCCACTCGAAGCCGTCCAGGCCGCCACCCTGGGCGGCGCCCGCGCCCTGCGCCGCGACGACATCGGCCGCCTCGTCCCCGGCGCCCGCGCCGACCTCCAGATCCTCGACGCGCCCTCCCACCTCCACCTCGCCTACCGCCCCGGCGTCCCCCTCACCGTCGCCGTCTGGAGCGCGGGACTGCGCATGCGCTAG
- a CDS encoding SRPBCC family protein, whose product MTQLIVSRVFDAPRELVYRAFTDPDQLAQWFGPVGFHVPRETVELDVRVGGSEKFTMVHDEDPSFTSPVSATFSEVIENELIVGYEDVTGMPGFEGTVRFESRMEFHDEGDGKTRLVITQGPHNPEILADAEAGWESSFTKLDALLAV is encoded by the coding sequence ATGACTCAGCTCATCGTCAGCCGCGTGTTCGACGCTCCCCGCGAGCTCGTCTACCGCGCGTTCACCGACCCCGACCAGCTCGCCCAGTGGTTCGGCCCCGTCGGCTTCCACGTGCCGCGCGAGACCGTCGAGCTCGACGTGCGGGTCGGCGGCAGCGAGAAGTTCACCATGGTCCACGACGAGGACCCGTCGTTCACCTCGCCGGTCAGCGCGACCTTCAGCGAGGTCATCGAGAACGAGTTGATCGTCGGCTACGAGGACGTCACCGGCATGCCCGGATTCGAGGGCACCGTCAGGTTCGAGTCGCGGATGGAGTTCCACGACGAGGGCGACGGCAAGACCCGGCTCGTCATCACCCAGGGCCCGCACAACCCGGAGATCCTCGCCGACGCCGAAGCCGGCTGGGAGAGCTCCTTCACCAAGCTGGACGCGCTGCTGGCGGTGTGA
- a CDS encoding ArsR/SmtB family transcription factor, giving the protein MAEDRLSLIFSALADPTRRAILARLAEGDATVSELAEPHPISLPAISRHLKVLERAGLITRSSTAQWRSSSLNAEPLREVQGWMEHYRRFWDVNLDRLDAHLRRVQRAQAEQAERREPHDPQDAPTPNEKRNRP; this is encoded by the coding sequence ATGGCCGAGGACAGGCTGAGCTTGATCTTCTCCGCGCTCGCCGACCCCACCCGCCGCGCGATCCTCGCGCGGCTCGCCGAAGGGGACGCCACCGTCTCCGAGCTCGCCGAGCCGCATCCGATCAGCCTTCCGGCGATCTCCCGGCACCTGAAGGTGCTGGAGCGGGCCGGCCTGATCACCCGCTCCAGCACCGCGCAGTGGCGGTCGAGCAGCCTGAACGCCGAACCCCTGCGCGAGGTGCAGGGGTGGATGGAGCACTACCGCCGCTTCTGGGACGTCAACCTCGACAGGCTCGACGCCCACCTGCGCCGCGTCCAGCGCGCACAGGCCGAGCAGGCGGAGCGGCGGGAACCGCACGACCCGCAGGACGCACCGACACCGAACGAGAAGAGGAATCGACCATGA
- a CDS encoding glycosyltransferase family 2 protein, with the protein MTAPPPQTATASPSVGIVIPTLDRPLLLRETLDSVLGQDYPGVVKAVVVYDRSEPDTSLASDDPLRPVRVLANSRTPGAAGARNTGVLVAETDFVGFCDDTDLFLPGKIAAQVAVLAAEPETEVVCCGLRLFGRTIEDTERGIPRPRVTRQDLLGGHNPNLHPSALLVRGSAGLLFDEDIPGSYGEDYEFVLRAAGRAPIRQIPFVGLGLRWHEGSYFSVLNNAPLISEAAQWMLDKHEFPCGGYAHWAGKVAFAEAVSERRSSALKWIGRTMAARPLDPRALLALAVTAGVPAAFIMKNLDRIGRGV; encoded by the coding sequence GTGACGGCTCCCCCTCCCCAGACCGCGACGGCCTCCCCCTCGGTGGGGATCGTCATTCCGACCCTCGATCGGCCGCTGCTGCTCCGGGAGACCCTGGACTCGGTGCTCGGGCAGGACTACCCCGGGGTGGTCAAGGCGGTCGTCGTGTACGACCGGAGCGAGCCGGACACGTCGCTGGCTTCCGACGATCCGCTGCGGCCGGTGCGGGTGCTCGCCAACTCCCGGACGCCGGGGGCCGCGGGGGCGCGCAACACCGGCGTGCTCGTGGCGGAGACCGACTTCGTGGGGTTCTGCGACGACACCGACCTGTTCCTGCCGGGCAAGATCGCCGCGCAGGTCGCGGTGCTGGCCGCGGAGCCGGAGACCGAGGTGGTGTGCTGCGGGCTGCGCCTGTTCGGGCGGACCATCGAGGACACCGAGCGGGGCATCCCGCGGCCCCGGGTCACCCGGCAGGACCTGCTCGGCGGCCACAACCCCAACCTGCACCCGTCCGCGCTGCTGGTGCGCGGGTCGGCGGGGCTGCTGTTCGACGAGGACATCCCGGGCAGTTACGGCGAGGACTACGAGTTCGTCCTGCGCGCGGCCGGGCGCGCGCCGATCCGGCAGATCCCGTTCGTCGGGCTCGGGCTGCGCTGGCACGAGGGCTCGTACTTCTCCGTGCTGAACAATGCGCCGCTCATCTCCGAGGCCGCGCAGTGGATGCTCGACAAGCACGAGTTCCCCTGCGGCGGCTACGCGCACTGGGCGGGCAAGGTGGCCTTCGCCGAGGCGGTCAGCGAGCGCAGGTCGTCGGCGCTGAAATGGATCGGCCGGACCATGGCGGCCCGCCCGCTCGACCCGCGGGCGCTGCTGGCGCTCGCGGTCACCGCGGGCGTCCCTGCCGCCTTCATCATGAAGAACCTCGATCGGATCGGACGGGGCGTGTGA
- a CDS encoding lipopolysaccharide biosynthesis protein translates to MADPKAVDAAAAGSPAPETGEDVTGLLGPEHLGPAPRGPRLAWLRGELGNPLFRNAYALMLNGGLTGVLGLGFWIAAGHFYGPADFGRNAAVIQAVMCIGGMTTLNYVLMRFIPQAGRSSGRLILATYLFGAVLAVLLGVGFVLSLAWWDSPNYDQLADPAHAIPFIVFIAAWNVFTQQDAALTGLRHAGWVPVKNTAYGLVKFLVLAGLAWTFAPSDGILLATMIPVIFLVLPMDWLVFRRLLPEHAELTKDRHHTPTPGEIGRYLQGDFIGTVASHSAINFIPLLVAAKVSEAANGYFAMAWIFGLMLDLLALNMAMSLTVEGSHAADDLAGTTRDALRRTLMLLVPVSLLVALAGPYLLNLPFLFGPHFGDEAGLVLVLLALSTLPKALIELYVGVLRVRSRTRLVALIQVFRFVGVVIGVGVFVHDDHLAAVGWSVLLVQTAVALAVLPPLRRAARAGAPGRPPAPPAQAQSPDPVGPQGPDAPQAAAPRSATEGGK, encoded by the coding sequence ATGGCTGACCCGAAGGCCGTCGACGCGGCCGCGGCAGGATCTCCCGCGCCGGAGACGGGCGAGGACGTCACCGGGCTCCTCGGGCCCGAGCACCTCGGCCCCGCCCCGCGCGGGCCGCGGCTGGCGTGGCTGCGCGGGGAGCTGGGCAACCCGCTGTTCCGCAACGCCTACGCGCTCATGCTGAACGGCGGGCTCACCGGCGTGCTCGGCCTCGGCTTCTGGATCGCGGCCGGGCACTTCTACGGGCCCGCGGACTTCGGCCGCAACGCCGCGGTCATCCAGGCGGTCATGTGCATCGGCGGCATGACCACGCTGAACTACGTGCTGATGCGGTTCATCCCGCAGGCGGGCCGCTCGTCCGGGCGGCTCATCCTCGCCACGTACCTGTTCGGCGCGGTGCTCGCGGTGCTGCTCGGCGTCGGCTTCGTGCTGTCGCTCGCCTGGTGGGACAGCCCCAACTACGACCAGCTCGCCGATCCGGCGCACGCGATCCCGTTCATCGTCTTCATCGCCGCGTGGAACGTCTTCACCCAGCAGGACGCGGCCCTGACGGGGCTGCGGCACGCCGGGTGGGTGCCGGTGAAGAACACCGCGTACGGGCTGGTGAAGTTCCTCGTCCTCGCCGGGCTCGCGTGGACGTTCGCGCCGTCCGACGGCATCCTGCTCGCCACGATGATCCCGGTGATCTTCCTGGTGCTGCCGATGGACTGGCTCGTCTTCCGGCGGCTCCTGCCCGAGCACGCGGAGCTGACCAAGGACCGCCACCACACGCCGACGCCCGGTGAGATCGGCCGCTACCTCCAGGGCGACTTCATCGGCACCGTCGCCTCGCACTCGGCCATCAACTTCATCCCGCTGCTCGTCGCGGCGAAGGTCAGCGAGGCGGCCAACGGCTACTTCGCGATGGCCTGGATCTTCGGCCTGATGCTCGACCTGCTCGCGCTCAACATGGCGATGTCGCTGACCGTCGAGGGCTCGCACGCCGCCGATGACCTCGCCGGGACCACCCGCGACGCGCTGCGCCGCACGCTCATGCTGCTGGTACCGGTCTCGCTGCTGGTCGCATTGGCCGGGCCGTACCTGCTGAACCTGCCGTTCCTGTTCGGCCCGCACTTCGGCGACGAGGCGGGGCTCGTGCTCGTCCTGCTGGCGCTGTCGACGCTGCCGAAGGCGCTCATCGAGCTCTATGTCGGCGTGCTGCGGGTACGGTCGCGGACCCGGCTCGTCGCGCTGATCCAGGTGTTCAGGTTCGTCGGCGTCGTCATCGGCGTCGGCGTCTTCGTGCACGACGACCACCTCGCGGCCGTCGGCTGGTCGGTGCTGCTGGTGCAGACCGCGGTGGCGCTCGCGGTGCTCCCGCCGCTGCGCCGGGCGGCCAGGGCGGGCGCGCCGGGCAGGCCGCCCGCGCCGCCGGCGCAGGCGCAGTCCCCGGATCCGGTAGGGCCGCAGGGCCCCGACGCGCCGCAGGCCGCGGCGCCGCGGTCAGCCACGGAAGGTGGAAAGTGA
- a CDS encoding polysaccharide deacetylase family protein, whose amino-acid sequence MPGVPILMYHSVRADPPPETAGLSVDPGMFAEQLAVLRDRGFTPVPLSGLAGLHAAPGSGPYADAPKPICITFDDGYADFHAEALPVLESFGFPATVFVTTGWLDDAGPDAAGRPLDAMLSWAHVKEIVAHGIEVGAHSHSHPQLDQLPDGALHDELTRSRLLLEDRLQQQVATMAYPYGYSSARVRRAVARAGYASAYVVANDIAQVRSGYAIPRLTVQRSTSLDLFGKIAEGGHGFFREKALTKGYALVRRSRYLYRKTMHHG is encoded by the coding sequence ATGCCCGGCGTCCCGATCCTCATGTACCACTCGGTGCGCGCCGACCCGCCGCCGGAGACCGCCGGACTGTCCGTGGACCCCGGCATGTTCGCCGAACAGCTCGCCGTGCTGCGGGACCGGGGGTTCACCCCGGTCCCGCTGTCGGGACTGGCCGGCCTGCACGCGGCGCCCGGCAGCGGCCCGTACGCCGACGCGCCCAAGCCGATCTGCATCACCTTCGACGACGGTTACGCCGACTTCCACGCCGAGGCCCTGCCCGTCCTGGAGTCCTTCGGGTTCCCCGCGACGGTGTTCGTCACCACCGGGTGGCTCGACGACGCCGGGCCGGACGCGGCGGGCCGTCCGCTCGACGCGATGCTCTCCTGGGCGCACGTGAAGGAGATCGTCGCGCACGGGATCGAGGTCGGCGCGCACAGCCACAGCCATCCGCAGCTCGACCAGCTGCCCGACGGCGCGCTGCACGACGAGCTGACGCGCAGCAGGCTCCTGCTGGAGGACAGGCTCCAGCAGCAGGTGGCCACGATGGCCTATCCCTACGGTTACTCCAGCGCCCGCGTGAGGCGGGCCGTGGCGCGCGCCGGATACGCCTCGGCGTATGTGGTCGCCAACGACATCGCGCAAGTGCGCTCCGGCTACGCGATCCCCAGGCTGACGGTGCAGCGGTCCACCTCCCTTGATCTTTTCGGGAAGATCGCCGAAGGGGGGCATGGGTTCTTCCGGGAGAAGGCACTGACGAAGGGGTACGCGCTCGTACGCCGGTCCAGGTACCTCTACCGGAAGACGATGCACCATGGCTGA
- a CDS encoding glycosyltransferase family 2 protein, which produces MTTPGAGTGISVVICAFTDKRWDDVLAAVESVRRQRHPAHEIILSVDHNTELYRRLSEALPDVRVVENAEARGLSGGKNTGVSLAEGDVVAFLDDDAVAAPGWLAAFAAAYAADPKVLGVGGRTLSLWPGSPGSAELRTHLEKGRPLRIQTGDPHLHPDSAEAFTVQTGKRPRWFPDEFEWTVGGTYRGMLPGPVRNVLGGNASFRKEAFEVAGGFSSDIGRTHAIDRPLGCEETEFCIRLGQRRPDAVQLFEPEAVIWHRVPVERTRFAYYRSRCYAEGLSKALVASMVGSQDGLSNERAHAFKTLPKGALRGVGEAVRGDVAGLGRAAAITAGLGFTATGYLVGRRAVRKGG; this is translated from the coding sequence ATGACGACACCCGGCGCCGGGACCGGCATCTCGGTCGTGATCTGCGCCTTCACCGACAAACGCTGGGACGACGTCCTCGCGGCCGTGGAGTCGGTCCGCAGGCAGCGGCATCCGGCCCACGAGATCATCCTGTCGGTCGACCACAACACCGAGCTGTACCGGCGGCTGAGCGAGGCGCTGCCCGACGTGCGGGTGGTGGAGAACGCCGAGGCGCGCGGCCTTTCCGGTGGCAAGAACACCGGGGTCTCCCTGGCCGAGGGCGACGTGGTGGCCTTCCTCGACGACGACGCCGTCGCGGCGCCCGGCTGGCTCGCGGCGTTCGCCGCGGCCTACGCCGCGGACCCGAAGGTGCTGGGCGTCGGCGGCCGGACGCTCTCGCTGTGGCCGGGCTCGCCCGGCTCCGCGGAACTGCGGACGCACCTGGAGAAGGGGAGGCCTCTGCGGATCCAGACCGGAGACCCCCATCTTCACCCCGACTCCGCAGAGGCCTTCACCGTGCAAACGGGGAAAAGGCCGCGATGGTTCCCGGACGAGTTCGAATGGACCGTCGGCGGAACCTACCGGGGCATGCTGCCCGGACCCGTACGCAACGTCCTCGGTGGCAACGCCTCGTTCCGCAAGGAGGCGTTCGAGGTCGCGGGCGGCTTCTCCAGCGACATCGGCCGCACCCACGCCATCGACCGGCCGCTCGGCTGCGAGGAGACGGAGTTCTGCATCCGGCTCGGCCAGCGCAGGCCGGACGCGGTCCAGCTCTTCGAACCCGAGGCCGTCATCTGGCACCGGGTCCCGGTCGAGCGCACCCGCTTCGCCTACTACCGGTCGCGCTGCTACGCCGAGGGCCTGTCCAAGGCGCTGGTGGCCTCGATGGTCGGCAGCCAGGACGGCCTGTCGAACGAGCGGGCGCACGCGTTCAAGACCCTCCCCAAGGGGGCGCTGCGCGGCGTCGGCGAGGCGGTGCGCGGCGACGTCGCCGGGCTCGGCAGGGCCGCGGCCATCACCGCGGGCCTCGGGTTCACCGCCACCGGGTACCTGGTGGGCAGGCGCGCCGTCCGCAAGGGGGGCTGA